From the Kallotenue papyrolyticum genome, the window GCGATCTGGCCGAGGTAGCCGATGCGCATGCCGTTGGAGGGCTGCCGGACAGGACGATGGTGAAAGCGGGTGAGATCAAGCCCGTAGCGGCAGACGTGCAGCCGCTCGGGCGGTACATACGGCGCGAACTGGCGCGCCAGGAAATGCGACGGCGCGATCACCGCGTCGGGCAGCGCGAGCGCGGCATGCAGGCGCGCGCGGCGCTGGGCGTAGCGCCGGCCTGCGGTGTCGAGCAGCCGCCGCGCCATCAGCTCGATCTGGCCGCCGCTGGCCTGGTGGAGATAACGGAAGCGCCGCTGCTGCAGCGCTTCACACCAGGCGCAGCCGGCCGGATCGTCCGGGATCGCCGTGCAGAGCGAGCCGTCGCCGCGCTGCAGCGTGATGCGCGGACACAAAAACCAGAAATCGTGTAGCGTCAAAATCGTCGGGATGCCGGCCGCGACTGCGCGTTCGAGCGGCGCGACGCCGATCAGATAGCCCGCCTGGAGGTGTACGAGGTCGGGCGTCTCACGCCGCAGGTATGCGTCAAACCAGGCGCCGATCAGCGGATGGTGGTAGCGCCAGCCGCAGGGATCATCGGCGTGCGCGGCATTGAACGACAAGCGCCAGACCGGCACGCCCGCGTATGAGTCATGGTCGGCCAGCAACTCGCCCGGCGCGCCGCGATCGATCGCTTCGACGCAGACAACCTCGGCCTGGTGCCCATGACTCATGAGCCAGCGCGCCAGCCGGAAGGTATAGAGTTCCGCGCCGGCGCTGTGGCGTGGCGGGAAATGGTGGACCGGCAGCACGATCTTCATAGCGTTGCCTCGCCTGGCGTGCGGAGCTGGCGTACAAAGCGCAGCTCGTCGCTGCCGATCACGCCAAGCAGCAGCAGGGCAACGGCGTAGAGCGCCGCGCCAAGCGCAACCGTCAGCGGCAGCAGCGCGATGCTGGACGACACGAGCGCGACGAACCCGCCCATCGCCGCCGCCGCCAGCGCGGGCCGCAGCAGCAGCGCGCCCCAGCGGAAGCGGCGCAGCGTCGAGCGCAGCCGCCAGATGTATTGGCTCACCAGGATCAATTCGGTGAGCACCGTCGTCACCGCCGCGCCGAGGAGGCCGTAGCGCGGCACAACCACGAGATTACAGGCGATGTTGATGGCCGTGCTGATCAGCACGGCGCGCGCGGCGTGCCGCTCCTGGCCGCCGATCAGCACGGCGTAGCCCAGCAATTCCGAGACGAACATCAGCGGCACAACCCAGATGATGATCCGCAGGGCGGCGCCGGCGGGTGCGTAGCTCGCGCCATACAGAAACGTGACAATCTGATCGGCCAGCAGGCTGCCGCCGACCGCGATCGGCAACGCGACGATCAGCAGATACTGCAGCGCGCGGCTGTAGATCGCGCCCAGCCGCGAGGCATCGCTGGCGGCCTGGCGCGTCAGCGAGGGATACAGCGCCGTGTTGATTACATTCGCAAGAACGACCGTGGCGAAGACAAGGCTGTAGGCCGCATTGTAATGGCCTGTTTCGATGTCGCCGCGCAATACGCTGAGTAGGATCGTGTCGAACTTGTAGGACAGGCCGAGCGTAAAGCCGATGATGCCGAATGGCAGGCTGGCGCGCAGCATGGCCGTCCAGTCGAGGCGCGCGCCATGCGTCGGCCGCACGCCCAGCCGCCGCGCGGCGCGCCAGCAGATGATCATCAGCAGCGCGATGCTGATCTGATTGGCGATGATCAGGCCGTAGTAGCCGGTGTGCGCGGCCAGGGCCATCGCGCCGAGGCAGACGAACGCGAATTGCGCTGCCACGCGCGCGCGGGCCGGCACGTCCAGCCGCTCGTAGCCGGCCAGCACCGCTTCGCTCGCGCCCTGCACGCTGGAGGTCAGCAGGCCGATCGCGCCCAGGGCGATTGCGCCGATCATCACCGGCGGCCACCCGACGAGCCAGGCCGCGCCGATCAGCAGGCCGGCAGCCAGCAGCGCCAGCCGCAGCCGTAGCCGCAGCAGGTTGCCATAGAGCGCGTTGATCGACTCACGGGCGTCGGGCTGGTCGCGCCGCCGGGCGACCTCGCGCACGGCATACACGCTCAGCCCCAGGTCCGAGATGAACGCGAACGACATGCCGAACGCCAGCACGGCCGCGTACTGCCCGAACGACTCGGCGCCCAGCCGCCGGACGATCAGCACCGTAAAGGCGAACGACAGCAGCTTGATCGCAATGTGCGCGGCGATGCCGACGGCCGAGTTACGTACAACAACGCGAGACAGGTGACGCATACAGGTGATCTGCTCCATGAGTCGTTCAGGGGCGCGGATCGTGCCCGTCTTGTAGCCTAGCAATGGGCGCTATCATTCGGCTAGGGGCGCGCGCAGCAGGTCTTGCAGTCCTCTATCCAAAAAAGGACAGCGCCGGAACGTGTCCGACGCTGGGCAGGCATGGACTGGCGTGAGTCGTTGTCTAGTTCAGCGGACAGCCCAGGTTGTTGAATGAGTCAAGCTGCGAGGCTGTATCGATCACATAGCTGCGATCGGTGGTGTTGAGCGCGGCGTTGACCTGATCGATCACCTGCTGCGTGGTGAGCGGGTAGTCCACGCCGGCGCTGGATGCGTTGAGATAGGCGGCGACGGCAGCACGCAGCAGGATCTGTTGCGCGCCCGCGAGGGGGCTGCCACCCTTGAAGCTGAGCGCATCTTTCAAGCTCGCATTGCCAAGCTTGGAGTCAAGGTACGCGCCGCTGAACACGCTGTTGACCTTCACCGACGGGCTGACGCTGCCCCACGCCGCGAGGTGATTCTTCCAGTAGCCGGGCGTGCAACCCTGAAACGCAGGCGGAGGCGGGAAATCGCCGAAGCAGAAGATATCCCAGTCCTGCCCATAGCCGAGCGATCCAACGAAGAACCCGTTAACGACAATCTCGAGCTGCACATCGATGTGCAGCTCGCGCACCGGATTGGTGCTGGAATAGACCGGCCACTGTGACGCAGGCGGATAGTTCACGGTGATCTGATGGATACCGCCGGGTTGGAGCGTCACATCCACCGGGTAGAAGCCGCCCGGCACGTCGATGCGACCGGCCGCCGTGACGTATTGAATGAAAACCTGCCCGACGACGCGTCGCACGCCCGGCGATGTGTTTTCGAGCGTCAGCGTGTCGCTCACCGCTGAGCAGGATCCGTAGGTGTCCGGCGTCGTCAGCTTAACGCCTTCGACGGTGTTGGTGGCGGCAAACGCTGCCGCCGGCAGGATCGCTGCCAGCAACCATACCATCGCGGCCAGCGCATGCCATTGTCGCATGGCTTGCATGGAGATAGTCCTCCTGAGCGGGTTTACGCCTCGCGCAAGCTGCCGCCCATCCACTTAAGGTGATTGACGCCGATCCGCACCAGGCTGCCCAGCGTGTCGGGATTGGCCGCGCCGCGCAGGAAGGTCAGGATCGGGCGTGGGCGCAGCGACCATTCGCGCGCAGCGCGCCTGGCCCAGTATTCCAGATCCTTGCTCGACAGGTGCGGATAGTTCAGCACCGTGTGGGAGTACATGTCATAGTCTTCCCACTGGTTCATCTCGATCCAGCCGTTGGCGACTGCTTCGTAGTAAAAGGGCGTGCCCGGATAGGGTGTTGCGATATGGAAGAGCGCGATGTCCACCGGCAACGACTTTGCTAAGGCGATCGTCTGCTGGATCGTCTCAACGGTCTCGCCCGGCAGCCCGATGATGAAGTAGCCCCAGTTCTTGATGCCGGCCTGGTGCGACCAGTGGATTGCCTCGCGAATGCGTTGGACGGTCGTGCCCTTGCGCGCACGCTTGAGCACCGCTTCGCTGCCGCTTTCCAGTCCCCAAGCGATCATAAAACAGCCGGCCTGCTTCATCAGCCGCAGCTCGGCCTCGTCCACAAAATCGACGCGACTGTTGCAGCTCCAGCGAATCTTGATGCCGTCCTTGATAATCGCGTTGCACAGGTCATGCACGAATTCTTTCTGCACGGTGAAGAGATCGGCTTCGAAATGGACATGGTGCAGGCCCATGGCTTTGAGCAGGTGGAGCTCTTTGAGAACATGATCGGGGGAGCGATGACGTACACTGGATTGGTAGGTCACATGCTTGATGCAGTAGCGGCAACCGGCGGGGCATCCCCGACTGGTAAGGACGAACGTGTAGGGTCCGCCGACGATGGGCACTTTATACTTTTGCCACGGCAGCTGCTCGTGCAGCGGGATCGGCAGGTCGTCCAGGTTGGCAATGAATGGTCGATCGGGGTTGATCCGGACCTCGCCGTGCTCATCCCGGAAGCCGACGCCCTGTGTTTCCCGCAGGGCGCGGGCAATGGTTTGCGGGCGCACACCCAGGAAGCGGCCGCGCGTGGTCAGATAGCTCGCGTCAGGGAACGGCATTTTGCGCCACGGCGCACGGAGCTCGGCGTTGCCGACCTCCACCGTTTCAAGCTCTTTTGTTTCCTGCACCACTCGATCGATCGTGCGCACGACATCAAGGATCGTCATCTCCGGCTCGCCGCGTACAACGATATCGAGCGTTGGGTAGGCCTCCAGCGTTTCGCGCGTCATGGGCGTGACGTGTGTGCCGATCGCCATGCTGATCGTGCCGACCGCCTTGCCCACAAATGTCGTCCGCATGTCGTTGGTCAGTGTTGGCGCCGTGGCGTGGATGATCATGTAGCGCGGCTTGTGCTGCCACATGTACTGCTCGAACTCGGCCCAGGTCATGCCCAGGCCGATGGCGTCCACGACCGCGACCGTATAGCCGGCCTGCTGCATCACCGCGCCGATCTGCGCCAGCGCCGTCTGCGGCCAGATGATCCCGTCGCGGGTGCGCCGCCCAACGCGTGCGATGTCGCGCAGAAAAAGATCGCCGTCGGGCGAGGGCGGATTCAACACCAGCACATCCAGCCGCGGCGTGCGCTCGCGCTTCATCGGCACAAACCTAATTTCACCCGCGCGCTCGTGGGCGGGAGCCGGCGCGACCAGCTTGATACCGGTTTCGCGGCTGGCGGGCGGTTTATGACGCGACTCGTTCATTCAGGCGCCTCCTTTGAGGATAGGAGTCTGCCACGCGATCATGCGTTGGATGCGTGCCAGACGATCATGCGTGGCGGCGCACAGCGCCAGGTACGAGGCTGCGGTCGCCCCCGTGCGCTGGCGGGTGCCGTATCCTCATGCATGCCACTATGGGCAGCCTACCAATCGCCGCTATCATTCCGCTACGTGGCGGGGAGCGCGATCTTGCAATTGTCTGTCTGGGCTGGTTGCCGGCGCGCGTTGCATCAGCATGGCGCTGCCAAGCAAGATGAGCGCGCTGATCACCAGCAGCAGCGTGGCGATCGGGCCAGCCAGCAGCCAGGCGGCGCGGTTGAGCGGCAGCAGCTCGAACATCAGCAGGTAGTTGGCGGCGTCCTGCAGCCGCGGTGCGACATGCTTGTGATACTCATAGGCGACTCCTAGCAGCGCCCAGCCGTAGAGCCAGGCCAGCGACCGCCGCGATGGATGGCGCCATGCCCGGATCGCGCTCCACAGCGTCGCGATCAGGGCAAGAATGACTGGCCAGTTATGACTCACCACGATGATCAGCCAGCCGAGGACGTAATGGCCCTGTCCGTGAGTCATGCGGCGCTGTGCGGGATCGCTGCGGCAGGCTGACTCACCGGCGCGGGCTCGGTCACCCCCAGGTCGTCGCGCATACGTAGATCGCGCTGGCTGAGCGTCTGGAGCATCAGCGCCAGCACCCACGAGGCGATCAACTGGATGCCGTTTAGCACCAGCAGCGCGCTCATCGCCGGCAGGAACCACGGCGCGGCCGCGGTGGCATCGGTCAGGTGATAGGCAACCGCCACCAGGTAGAGGCCAATGCCGGCGCCGATCGAGACCAGACCCGCAACCCCGAAAAAGATGCGCTCCAGGTTGGGCCGGAACAGTGGCCGTCCCAGGATGCCCTGGCGGATCGGGCGGCGGTAAAAGAGCGAGACGATGTAGTTGTAGAGCCGCCCGCTGGTCACCAGCGTCGAGCCGGCGACCAGCAGCACCAGCGCCATGAAGAGCTGAGGAAACGGCCAGGCGTTGTCGGCGCTGCCGGCGAGCAAGCCCATCGCGCCGAGGATCAGCCCCGCGACGAAGAGCAGCAGCCCCATGCCGCCGAAGATGCGCACCGGATTGTAGGTCAGCGTGGTCCAGATGATGGCATGCAGGAAGCGGAAGCCGTCGCGCACGACGCTGAGCTTGGAGCGGCCCAGCCGTTCTTTGTACGGAATCGGCACCTCAACCATCGTGAGTTGTTCGTGGAGCGCGCGGGTGCTCATCGCCGGCGTGAAGTTCAGCCCATCCGGCAGGGGGTAGAGCTGTGGCAGCGCGTCGCGGCGCAGCACACGCATGCCGCTGGCCGAGTCGCTGATCCGGGCGCAGCCGACCAGGTTGAGCAGCGCGGCGAAGAACAGGTTGCCGATGCGCCGCACCAGCGGCATCTCGCTTTCGCGGCCGGCCATGCGCGAGCCGATCACGATGTCTGCGCCGCCGAGCGCGGCTTTGCACAACTCGGCGAAATGTTCGGGCGGATACGTGCCGTCGGCATCCAGAAACGCCAGCAGATCGCCCTGGGCGTGGCGAAAGCCGGTTTTGATCGCGCCGCCGTAGCCGCGATTGGGCTGGCGGATCAGGCGCACCGGGTAGCGTGCCGCGATCTCGGCGGTGCGGTCGCGCGAGCCGTCATCAACTACGATACACTCAACCTGATCCACGCCCGCCGCCCAGATCGAGGGCATGCTCTTGAGCACCCGCTCGACGATCTCGGCGATGCCGTCCTCTTCGTTATACGCCGGGATGATCACGGAAAGCTGCGTCATGGCTCTTGCTCCTGTCACACGCGCGTCGCGGCTGGCGCGCTGGTCTGACGCTTGATCGCCTGCGGCGCGCGCATATCTTTGAGCACGCGGGCGGGCACGCCGCCGACGACGGTGTAGGACGGAACATCGCGGGTGACGACCGCGCCCGCCGCCACCACGCTGTGCCGGCCAATGCGCACGCCGTCGAGCACGATCGCGCCGGCGCCGATCCAGACATCATCTTCGATCACGATGCCACGCGTGATGATCGGCTGGGCGCTGATCGGGCGATCGAGGTCGGAGTAGTCATGATCGACGGCCAGCAGCTGCACCCGCGGCGCGAGATAGACATCGTCCCCGATGCTGATGCCGCCCTGTCCACGCAGGATGCAGCCTTCGCCGATCAGCGAGCGCGCGCCAATGCTGATGCCGGCGCGCGGCAGGTCGCGGAAGTTATAAACGTGGAGCACCGCATGGTGCATCACAAAGGTGCCGGGACCAATGCTGACGCCGCCCGGCGTGGCGTGAATATACACGCCATGGTCGATATATGCGCCACGGCCCAGCCGGATGTGGGAGGCCCAGCGCAGGCGCACATGGTCTTCGATCGCCGCCATGCCGTCCATCTGCAGCATGGCGCGGTAGAGCAGGCCGCGCACGCCGATGCCGACGATGCTCGGGATCCAGCCGGCGCCCCATTGCAGGGCCTGTTCCCAGAGGTAGCGTGGCAGGCTGGCGGCCTGTCGCCTGAGATAGAGTTGGAGCATGTCGCGCATGGATTGATTGCCTGTCCGGAGGTGCCCCTGCCCCAGGGCGTGTCCCTGCCCGCGGTCCATGGGGCGTTCGCTGTTACGCATCGAGCGTCGCCGGTTGTGGCGCGGCGGAGCGCGCCATGGCGGGTCGGCTGCGCCGATCATGGTCCAGCAGGACCAGTCCCACCACGCGCGCCCCGGCCTCGCTCAGACGCGCCAGCGCGCGGCGTGTATCGGCGACGCCCTCGATCGCCGGATCGATAACCAGCAGCACCATGGTGACGTGGGGCGCCAGCAGCGTTGCGTCCGCGCCGATCAGCACCGCCGGGCCGTCGAAGATCGTCACTTCGGCCTGCTCGGCGATGGCCTGCACGGCATGCGGCCAGTGCAGCGCGGGCACAAGCTGCGCGTTGGGGGCATGGGCGTCGCCCGGCAGCAGCGCCAGCTCTGGCTGCTCGGTGGCCCACAGCAGCGCGGCGACCGGCTGATCCGGATCGCGCAGCAGCGCCTGAATGCCGGCGCCGGTGGCCTGGAACATGGCGCTCAGCGCGTCGCTGGCCAGATTCGCATCAACCAGCAGCGTCTGCTGGCCCGAGCGCGCGAAGAGGCGAGCTATGTCGCTGCTGAGTCGGCTGCGTTCAAGGGTAGCATAGGCGCTGGTCACCATGATCGTCGAACGCTCGGCGCTCGCAAGCTGCAGCAGCAGTTCGGCGCGCAGCGCCAGACACTGCTGTCCGCGCGGTGTGGCCAGGGATGAGTCGGATACGATGCCGGACCATCCGGTAGGTATGGTTGCCAGCAGCGGCTGACCAACCACCACGTCTGTCCGCCGTTGGCGACTCCAGATGTCGTCCCATGTTTCCAGCAGCCAGGCCGCCGCCATGCCGATCGCCAGGCCGAGCAGGGCAGCCAGCGCGACGATCGGAAAGAGACGGCGGGGCAGTGGTGTCGCCGGCGGCTCGGCGGGCTCGAAGACGGCCAGGGAATTGATGGCCGAGTCGTTGAGGCGGTCGAGCAGCCCTTGGTAGGTGGCTTGATCCGTGGCTTTGATCGTCTCCAGCTCACGCAGTCGCTGTTGTGCCTCGGCGATCTCGCCGGCGGAGGTCATCGATTGGAGCGAGCCTTTGAGTTGATCGATCTGCTGGTCGATCCCTTTGATCTTGCCGGCAAGATCCTCGATTTGCGTTTGCGTAAATTCGCGCTGGCTCTCGATCTTTTCGGGTGATGTCGGGCTGTAAGCGATGAGCTGCTGGGCCAGCGCGTTGGCGATGTGCGCGGCGCGTTCGGGGTTGGTGTCCAGCACCGTGAGTTCGATCAATTGTGCTTGGGGAATAACCCGCGTTGCGATCATCCGTTCGCTGAGCAGTTCGGCGCTGAAGGGCAACTGGAGCTGGTGTATGACCGGCTCGGTAATCGGGCGGCGGCGAGCCATTTCGGCGTAAAAGCCCGCCAGCGTCAGACTCACGCCGCTGAGGTTATCCTTGGGAGCCACGCTGCGCAGGTTGTTGCCGACCATGAGAGTCGTGCGCGCAAGGTACTGTGGTGGTTGCATGTGCACAAGGTAGCCAGCCGTGGTGCCGCTGACCAGGCCGGCCAGCACCACCAGCCACCACCAGCGCCGAAACACATAGTGTCCACGATCAAGCAGATCCCAGGTCTCCATGCCCTCACCTTTTCCGGTCAAGCGCCGGTCATATTGGCCTGGAGGCCTATACTCGGGGAACGCGCCAGGGAGAGGTCGTCGCGTTGTGCCAGCGCGCGGCGCATCATGTCGGCGATCAGGTGGCAGAGCGTCATGTGCACATCCTCGATCTGGTTCATGCGCTCGCTGGGCACCACCACACAGTGATCGGTGATCCGGAGCAACTCGCCGCCCTGGTAGCCCGTGAGTCCGATGGTGATGGCGCCCTGCGCCGCCGCGTACTGGACCGCGTTGATCACGTTGGGGGAGCGCCCACTGCCGCTGATGGCCACAACCACATCGCCGGGATTCAGCAGCGCGCGCAACTGCTGTTCGAAGCCCTGATCGTAGCCTTCATCGTTGGCCCACGCTGAAAAGATCGGCATGTTGTCGGTGAGCGCCACGGCTCTGA encodes:
- a CDS encoding flippase is translated as MRHLSRVVVRNSAVGIAAHIAIKLLSFAFTVLIVRRLGAESFGQYAAVLAFGMSFAFISDLGLSVYAVREVARRRDQPDARESINALYGNLLRLRLRLALLAAGLLIGAAWLVGWPPVMIGAIALGAIGLLTSSVQGASEAVLAGYERLDVPARARVAAQFAFVCLGAMALAAHTGYYGLIIANQISIALLMIICWRAARRLGVRPTHGARLDWTAMLRASLPFGIIGFTLGLSYKFDTILLSVLRGDIETGHYNAAYSLVFATVVLANVINTALYPSLTRQAASDASRLGAIYSRALQYLLIVALPIAVGGSLLADQIVTFLYGASYAPAGAALRIIIWVVPLMFVSELLGYAVLIGGQERHAARAVLISTAINIACNLVVVPRYGLLGAAVTTVLTELILVSQYIWRLRSTLRRFRWGALLLRPALAAAAMGGFVALVSSSIALLPLTVALGAALYAVALLLLGVIGSDELRFVRQLRTPGEATL
- a CDS encoding glycosyltransferase family 2 protein encodes the protein MTQLSVIIPAYNEEDGIAEIVERVLKSMPSIWAAGVDQVECIVVDDGSRDRTAEIAARYPVRLIRQPNRGYGGAIKTGFRHAQGDLLAFLDADGTYPPEHFAELCKAALGGADIVIGSRMAGRESEMPLVRRIGNLFFAALLNLVGCARISDSASGMRVLRRDALPQLYPLPDGLNFTPAMSTRALHEQLTMVEVPIPYKERLGRSKLSVVRDGFRFLHAIIWTTLTYNPVRIFGGMGLLLFVAGLILGAMGLLAGSADNAWPFPQLFMALVLLVAGSTLVTSGRLYNYIVSLFYRRPIRQGILGRPLFRPNLERIFFGVAGLVSIGAGIGLYLVAVAYHLTDATAAAPWFLPAMSALLVLNGIQLIASWVLALMLQTLSQRDLRMRDDLGVTEPAPVSQPAAAIPHSAA
- a CDS encoding acyltransferase, translated to MRDMLQLYLRRQAASLPRYLWEQALQWGAGWIPSIVGIGVRGLLYRAMLQMDGMAAIEDHVRLRWASHIRLGRGAYIDHGVYIHATPGGVSIGPGTFVMHHAVLHVYNFRDLPRAGISIGARSLIGEGCILRGQGGISIGDDVYLAPRVQLLAVDHDYSDLDRPISAQPIITRGIVIEDDVWIGAGAIVLDGVRIGRHSVVAAGAVVTRDVPSYTVVGGVPARVLKDMRAPQAIKRQTSAPAATRV
- a CDS encoding D-sedoheptulose-7-phosphate isomerase, producing MASRFECITAYLDEVGSLLSSIPLQPIDEIIDALLLAHRYGRTIYVIGNGGSAATASHFACDLQKWTISTGQHRVRAVALTDNMPIFSAWANDEGYDQGFEQQLRALLNPGDVVVAISGSGRSPNVINAVQYAAAQGAITIGLTGYQGGELLRITDHCVVVPSERMNQIEDVHMTLCHLIADMMRRALAQRDDLSLARSPSIGLQANMTGA
- a CDS encoding glycosyltransferase family 4 protein; amino-acid sequence: MKIVLPVHHFPPRHSAGAELYTFRLARWLMSHGHQAEVVCVEAIDRGAPGELLADHDSYAGVPVWRLSFNAAHADDPCGWRYHHPLIGAWFDAYLRRETPDLVHLQAGYLIGVAPLERAVAAGIPTILTLHDFWFLCPRITLQRGDGSLCTAIPDDPAGCAWCEALQQRRFRYLHQASGGQIELMARRLLDTAGRRYAQRRARLHAALALPDAVIAPSHFLARQFAPYVPPERLHVCRYGLDLTRFHHRPVRQPSNGMRIGYLGQIAPHKGVHVLIEAFRQLRNAEDATLHIYGNLAQDARYTQRLRRLAGNDSRIQLHGQVENARVATVLAELDATVAPSQWYENSPLAIMEAQAAGTPVVTAALGGMAELVTHEVDGLHFAPHSSADLARQLQRLIDEPDLLPRLRTGVRPPRGIDDEMAQVLCLYEQAIMTHAPIGALRE
- a CDS encoding B12-binding domain-containing radical SAM protein, coding for MNESRHKPPASRETGIKLVAPAPAHERAGEIRFVPMKRERTPRLDVLVLNPPSPDGDLFLRDIARVGRRTRDGIIWPQTALAQIGAVMQQAGYTVAVVDAIGLGMTWAEFEQYMWQHKPRYMIIHATAPTLTNDMRTTFVGKAVGTISMAIGTHVTPMTRETLEAYPTLDIVVRGEPEMTILDVVRTIDRVVQETKELETVEVGNAELRAPWRKMPFPDASYLTTRGRFLGVRPQTIARALRETQGVGFRDEHGEVRINPDRPFIANLDDLPIPLHEQLPWQKYKVPIVGGPYTFVLTSRGCPAGCRYCIKHVTYQSSVRHRSPDHVLKELHLLKAMGLHHVHFEADLFTVQKEFVHDLCNAIIKDGIKIRWSCNSRVDFVDEAELRLMKQAGCFMIAWGLESGSEAVLKRARKGTTVQRIREAIHWSHQAGIKNWGYFIIGLPGETVETIQQTIALAKSLPVDIALFHIATPYPGTPFYYEAVANGWIEMNQWEDYDMYSHTVLNYPHLSSKDLEYWARRAAREWSLRPRPILTFLRGAANPDTLGSLVRIGVNHLKWMGGSLREA